The following proteins are co-located in the Haloarcula rubripromontorii genome:
- a CDS encoding CBS domain-containing protein codes for MKSLDTPVGQVMTKPVKTVDRELSVRDVSKLLASEAVGSVVVETEYGEGILTKTDIIAGLRDGIDPDTTPVGDLMTTPVKTIEAGAPLEEAIDTMVEQSIKRLVIDGQTDCVGILTTTDVMQELSPDLDRVVEMFAEG; via the coding sequence ATGAAATCACTTGACACACCAGTCGGGCAGGTGATGACGAAGCCGGTAAAAACCGTCGACCGCGAGCTTTCCGTCCGAGACGTTTCGAAGCTCCTTGCGTCAGAGGCGGTCGGTTCTGTCGTCGTCGAAACGGAGTACGGGGAGGGCATCCTCACAAAAACAGACATCATTGCTGGCCTCCGCGATGGGATTGACCCGGATACGACGCCGGTCGGTGATCTGATGACAACTCCCGTCAAGACCATCGAAGCCGGTGCCCCGCTAGAGGAGGCAATCGATACGATGGTCGAGCAGAGCATCAAGCGACTCGTGATCGACGGACAGACCGACTGCGTCGGTATCCTCACGACCACAGACGTGATGCAGGAGCTGTCGCCCGACCTAGACCGCGTCGTCGAGATGTTCGCCGAAGGGTGA